One stretch of Arachis duranensis cultivar V14167 chromosome 1, aradu.V14167.gnm2.J7QH, whole genome shotgun sequence DNA includes these proteins:
- the LOC127739601 gene encoding transcription factor RAX2-like isoform X1, producing MGRAPCCDKANVKRGPWSPDEDATLKNYLHTHGTGGNWIALPRKAGLRRCGKSCRLRWLNYLRPDIKHGGFTEQEDQIICTLYTQMGSRWSAIASQLPGRTDNDVKNYWNTKLKKKLMAAKVISPNNNNNKTLLTTQQNSDFQATKNCSSSSLVHLPILSNDITNFSSNISLDLIHQQLYSPQFMNLEIGGANSRNNKNNNSSSNIEGSTSSSSLALLDYKGGSSLLEEEKQHGVGGDNDESNKEFLMDLGFDGEFSQSISSYCYSEWVDFNCAEIKPH from the exons ATGGGAAGAGCTCCTTGTTGTGACAAAGCAAATGTGAAGAGAGGACCATGGTCTCCTGATGAGGATGCAACACTCAAGAACTATCTTCACACTCATGGCACTGGAGGAAATTGGATTGCATTGCCAAGAAAAGctg GTTTAAGGAGGTGTGGGAAGAGTTGCCGTCTAAGGTGGCTGAATTATCTAAGGCCAGATATAAAACATGGAGGATTTACCGAACAAGAGGATCAAATCATTTGCACTCTCTATACTCAAATGGGAAGCAG ATGGTCTGCAATAGCATCTCAACTTCCTGGCAGAACAGATAATGATGTCAAAAACTATTGGAACACCAAGCTCAAGAAGAAGCTCATGGCAGCAAAAGTAATTtcccctaataataataataataaaacattaTTGACTACTCAACAAAACTCAGATTTTCAAGCTACTAAAAAttgttcatcatcatcattagtgCATCTTCCAATTTTAAGCAATGATATTACTAATTTTAGTTCTAACATAAGTCTTGACCTAATTCATCAACAACTCTATAGTCCACAATTTATGAATTTAGAAATTGGTGGTGCAAATTCAAGGAACaacaagaataataatagtagtagtAATATTGAAGGTTcaacttcttcttcatcacttgcATTATTGGACTACAAGGGTGGATCATCACTtctagaagaagaaaaacaacaTGGTGTTGGTGGTGATAATGATGAATCTAATAAGGAATTCTTGATGGATTTAGGGTTTGATGGTGAATTTTCTCAAAGTATTAGTAGTTATTGTTACTCTGAGTGGGTTGATTTCAACTGTGCTGAAATTAAGCCACAttga
- the LOC127739601 gene encoding transcription factor RAX2-like isoform X2, whose amino-acid sequence MGRAPCCDKANVKRGPWSPDEDATLKNYLHTHGTGGNWIALPRKAGLRRCGKSCRLRWLNYLRPDIKHGGFTEQEDQIICTLYTQMGSRWSAIASQLPGRTDNDVKNYWNTKLKKKLMAAKVQLLLHHLHYWTTRVDHHF is encoded by the exons ATGGGAAGAGCTCCTTGTTGTGACAAAGCAAATGTGAAGAGAGGACCATGGTCTCCTGATGAGGATGCAACACTCAAGAACTATCTTCACACTCATGGCACTGGAGGAAATTGGATTGCATTGCCAAGAAAAGctg GTTTAAGGAGGTGTGGGAAGAGTTGCCGTCTAAGGTGGCTGAATTATCTAAGGCCAGATATAAAACATGGAGGATTTACCGAACAAGAGGATCAAATCATTTGCACTCTCTATACTCAAATGGGAAGCAG ATGGTCTGCAATAGCATCTCAACTTCCTGGCAGAACAGATAATGATGTCAAAAACTATTGGAACACCAAGCTCAAGAAGAAGCTCATGGCAGCAAAA GTTcaacttcttcttcatcacttgcATTATTGGACTACAAGGGTGGATCATCACTtctag